One genomic region from Podarcis raffonei isolate rPodRaf1 chromosome 16, rPodRaf1.pri, whole genome shotgun sequence encodes:
- the MORN3 gene encoding MORN repeat-containing protein 3 isoform X1 — translation MGKESMPIVKYPRTVDPLWYEWDRKAQKCGLRHTVYAVNGDRYTGEWLDNLKHGKGTQTWKRTGAIYSGDWKFGKRDGYGTYSLPDPITKDYKKVYSGWWKNDKMWGYGIKFYSDTEYYEGEWAVGKRSGWGRMYYKDGSIYEGQWSEDKPSGQGMFRLKNENRYEGSWKDGKRHGPGKFIYLDTGQLYEGYWVADIPRCGTMIDFGRDEAPAPTQYPIPKVELADPEGVLENAIVLLENAEEANSQPQKER, via the exons ATGG GCAAGGAAAGTATGCCCATTGTTAAGTATCCCAGGACAGTTGACCCTCTTTGGTATGAATGGGATAGGAAGGCCCAGAAATGTGGACTAAGGCACACCGTTTACGCGGTCAATGGCGATCGGTACACTGGCGAATGGCTGGACAACCTAAAACACG GCAAGGGCACGCAGACATGGAAGAGGACAGGGGCCATCTACAGCGGAGACTGGAAATTTGGAAAACGGGATGGATATGGGACATACAGCCTCCCTGATCCCATCACAAAAGACTACAAGAAAGTCTACTCGGGTTGGTGGAAGAATGACAAAATGTGG GGATACGGAATAAAATTTTACTCAGATACGGAGTATTACGAAGGGGAATGGGCTGTTGGGAAGAGAAGCGGCTGGGGCCGAATGTACTACAAGGACGGCTCCATCTATGAAGGCCAGTGGTCTGAGGACAAGCCAAGCGGGCAAGGCATGTTCCGCCTGA AAAATGAAAACCGGTATGAAGGCTCCTGGAAGGACGGAAAGAGGCACGGTCCAGGGAAGTTCATCTACTTGGACACGGGGCAACTTTATGAAGGCTACTGGGTGGCAGACATTCCCCGTTGCGGAACCATGATTGATTTTGGCCGTGACGAAGCCCCTGCACCAACTCAGTATCCCATCCCAAAG GTTGAACTAGCGGACCCAGAGGGTGTGTTGGAAAATGCTATTGTGTTGCTAGAAAATGCTGAAGAAGCAAATTCTCAGCCTCAGAAGGAACGATGA
- the MORN3 gene encoding MORN repeat-containing protein 3 isoform X2, which produces MPIVKYPRTVDPLWYEWDRKAQKCGLRHTVYAVNGDRYTGEWLDNLKHGKGTQTWKRTGAIYSGDWKFGKRDGYGTYSLPDPITKDYKKVYSGWWKNDKMWGYGIKFYSDTEYYEGEWAVGKRSGWGRMYYKDGSIYEGQWSEDKPSGQGMFRLKNENRYEGSWKDGKRHGPGKFIYLDTGQLYEGYWVADIPRCGTMIDFGRDEAPAPTQYPIPKVELADPEGVLENAIVLLENAEEANSQPQKER; this is translated from the exons ATGCCCATTGTTAAGTATCCCAGGACAGTTGACCCTCTTTGGTATGAATGGGATAGGAAGGCCCAGAAATGTGGACTAAGGCACACCGTTTACGCGGTCAATGGCGATCGGTACACTGGCGAATGGCTGGACAACCTAAAACACG GCAAGGGCACGCAGACATGGAAGAGGACAGGGGCCATCTACAGCGGAGACTGGAAATTTGGAAAACGGGATGGATATGGGACATACAGCCTCCCTGATCCCATCACAAAAGACTACAAGAAAGTCTACTCGGGTTGGTGGAAGAATGACAAAATGTGG GGATACGGAATAAAATTTTACTCAGATACGGAGTATTACGAAGGGGAATGGGCTGTTGGGAAGAGAAGCGGCTGGGGCCGAATGTACTACAAGGACGGCTCCATCTATGAAGGCCAGTGGTCTGAGGACAAGCCAAGCGGGCAAGGCATGTTCCGCCTGA AAAATGAAAACCGGTATGAAGGCTCCTGGAAGGACGGAAAGAGGCACGGTCCAGGGAAGTTCATCTACTTGGACACGGGGCAACTTTATGAAGGCTACTGGGTGGCAGACATTCCCCGTTGCGGAACCATGATTGATTTTGGCCGTGACGAAGCCCCTGCACCAACTCAGTATCCCATCCCAAAG GTTGAACTAGCGGACCCAGAGGGTGTGTTGGAAAATGCTATTGTGTTGCTAGAAAATGCTGAAGAAGCAAATTCTCAGCCTCAGAAGGAACGATGA